The Chamaesiphon minutus PCC 6605 DNA window AGGGCGCGTACCGACGGCGATCGAGATTGGTGATTATCAATGCCGATTCTTAGAATTACTAGTCCTTGCTGTCAGCCAAAAATCGCTACAATCGATCGAAGGTGCCAGCGAGATTTTAGAGTATTTGAGTATGGATGATAACTACGCGATCGCCTTAGCAACTGGCGCGTGGAAACAAACAGCAGACTTTAAGCTTCAACAAACTAGACTAGATGGCATAATTTCACCGATGGCTTATGCCGATGATGCCCACGCACGGGTAGAAATCATGAAATTTGCCGAGCGAAGATCGCTCGAATTCTACCGACAGTCTCAGTTTGAAACAGTGACTTATATTGGGGATGGCGTCTGGGATGGAATCGCATCAAAACAATTAAATTATAATTTCATCGGAATTGGAACGGGAAAACGAGCTGTAGATTTACTTGCAACTGGCGCGCGATCTGTCTTTCCACACTATCTAGATATCGGCGGAATTATGTCTGTACTCTCTACCTAAATAGTAGTATTGCTTAAATTATTATCAAATAATAGCTAATGACTTTAAACTATCAGATCTTGTCTCAGCTTTCTAGTTGGAAAGATCCACTCATTCCGGTAATTGCTGATGATATCGGTCGAATTGCGTGGAATACTTTTCTCGCGCTAGTACCGTTAACTTTGAGCTTTTTCTTATTCTACAAACCTCGATCGCGAGTATTTTGCTGGAGTACTTATATTTTACTGGGCTTAAGTTTTGTTGTCGGTATTAAAAAATACAATGATGGGAATTTACTTGTAGCTTTAGAAAGAATCGTATTCTCTTTATGGGGCGTCAGACTGGTTTTTATCGCAATTGCACTTGGCGCGATCTCCATATTACTTATTCTCGATCGACGGTTGCGAGATCCGCGAGAGCGCAAACAGTCAATTTTTTGGTGGATCGGCTTATTTTTATTTGTGGTAATTTTACCAAATGCTCCATATATCCTGACTGATATCATCCATTTTTACGATGCAGTTCGCGAGATCGCTTCAGCCTGGATGATTACTTTAGTTATCGTACCGATTTATATTATCTTTATCGGTACGGGTTGGTTTTCTTATGTATTCTCACTGGTTAATTTAGATGTCTATTTTAGTAAGAATCATTGGGAACGCTACGTAAATATTACTGAATTAAGT harbors:
- a CDS encoding HAD family hydrolase produces the protein MFDLDGTLVDSNPVDSQCYLQALVDVFGFDLDKIDRNWGNYPHVTDAGILQTLCQVELGRVPTAIEIGDYQCRFLELLVLAVSQKSLQSIEGASEILEYLSMDDNYAIALATGAWKQTADFKLQQTRLDGIISPMAYADDAHARVEIMKFAERRSLEFYRQSQFETVTYIGDGVWDGIASKQLNYNFIGIGTGKRAVDLLATGARSVFPHYLDIGGIMSVLST
- a CDS encoding DUF1361 domain-containing protein, which produces MTLNYQILSQLSSWKDPLIPVIADDIGRIAWNTFLALVPLTLSFFLFYKPRSRVFCWSTYILLGLSFVVGIKKYNDGNLLVALERIVFSLWGVRLVFIAIALGAISILLILDRRLRDPRERKQSIFWWIGLFLFVVILPNAPYILTDIIHFYDAVREIASAWMITLVIVPIYIIFIGTGWFSYVFSLVNLDVYFSKNHWERYVNITELSLHVLCAIGIYIGRFLRFNSWSLVTQPKHFLSILPGELIGKFPLVVILLTIAIIAGLYALCKPLVAKSSLYRE